Proteins found in one Deltaproteobacteria bacterium GWA2_45_12 genomic segment:
- a CDS encoding 3-phosphoshikimate 1-carboxyvinyltransferase codes for MNSITIHPAQKLEGAITVPGDKSVSHRAVMFGSLAEGESRVENLLLGEDVLSTMRIFQQLGVRMSHKPEDLSPSDTLVISGVGLDGLRPSDQILDCGNSGTTMRLLLGLLAAQPFTSRFTGDASLNRRPMERVIEPLKKMGAQFEVNHEASGRRIITVKGNKNLKGIDYTMPVASAQVKSAILLAGLYAKGETVVHEPAQSRDHTERMLKGLGAFFKSRKLTHSVRPGSKLKNFQMRVPGDFSSAAFFMVAGLVVPHSKLLIQNVGVNPTRDALMSVLEEMVVSKKGSKEKKLSLVDKREVSGEPVADIEVLSADLKAISIGGDIIPKLIDEIPVFSIAAARAKGDSVVADAKELRVKESDRIKTMCQHLKTLGVGVDEREDGFKVHGGKPFPFKAGKFQSFGDHRVAMSLAVAALVADGPSVIEDIDCVATSFPGFFDLLLKLSLKSV; via the coding sequence ATGAACTCAATCACGATTCATCCTGCCCAAAAACTTGAAGGGGCTATCACTGTTCCAGGGGACAAGTCCGTTTCCCATCGTGCCGTGATGTTTGGTTCGTTGGCTGAAGGGGAAAGCCGTGTTGAAAATCTGCTTTTGGGCGAAGATGTTTTGTCCACCATGCGTATTTTTCAACAACTGGGGGTGCGCATGTCCCACAAACCAGAGGATTTAAGTCCCAGTGACACCCTTGTTATTTCCGGGGTGGGGCTTGATGGCTTAAGGCCCTCCGATCAAATTTTAGATTGTGGTAATTCCGGCACAACCATGCGTCTGCTTCTGGGGTTGTTGGCCGCCCAGCCTTTTACATCACGTTTTACCGGAGATGCCTCTCTTAATCGTCGCCCGATGGAAAGGGTGATCGAACCTCTTAAAAAAATGGGGGCCCAGTTTGAAGTCAACCACGAGGCGAGTGGAAGACGCATCATTACGGTGAAGGGGAATAAAAATTTAAAAGGCATTGATTACACAATGCCGGTGGCCTCAGCTCAGGTGAAATCGGCTATTTTGTTGGCAGGATTGTATGCCAAAGGGGAGACAGTGGTGCATGAACCTGCCCAGTCGCGTGACCATACGGAACGCATGCTTAAAGGTTTGGGGGCTTTCTTCAAATCAAGAAAACTGACCCATTCTGTTCGTCCGGGGTCAAAGCTTAAAAATTTTCAGATGAGGGTGCCCGGTGATTTTTCAAGTGCTGCTTTTTTTATGGTGGCAGGGCTTGTGGTTCCTCATTCAAAACTTCTTATTCAAAATGTGGGTGTGAATCCGACGCGGGATGCCCTGATGAGTGTGCTAGAAGAAATGGTTGTTTCCAAGAAGGGGAGTAAAGAAAAAAAACTTTCGCTTGTAGATAAACGCGAAGTGTCCGGTGAACCCGTGGCGGATATTGAAGTTTTAAGTGCGGATCTTAAAGCCATATCCATTGGTGGGGATATTATTCCAAAACTCATTGATGAGATTCCCGTTTTTTCAATTGCTGCGGCTAGGGCCAAAGGGGATTCTGTGGTTGCCGATGCCAAAGAATTGCGGGTCAAGGAAAGCGATCGCATCAAAACCATGTGCCAGCATTTAAAAACCTTGGGAGTGGGGGTTGATGAAAGAGAAGATGGCTTTAAGGTTCATGGCGGCAAACCCTTTCCTTTTAAGGCAGGGAAGTTTCAAAGCTTTGGTGACCATCGCGTGGCGATGAGTTTGGCTGTTGCGGCGCTTGTTGCTGATGGCCCTTCCGTCATTGAAGATATCGACTGTGTGGCCACTTCTTTCCCCGGTTTTTTTGATCTTCTTTTGAAATTATCGCTAAAGTCGGTGTAA